The sequence GTTATCTTCCTAGCGGTGATCTGCAGAGTGTGATTGCTTCAGGACGAAGCCGTAAGGGCAAGAAAGATGAAGCCAATGAACTTGTCAACTTTATGGAAACCTCTGGAGATCATCTAGATGACAAAGCCATGGCGTCTTTAGTTGAAGGGCATTGTGATGCTAAAGATCTCGAAGAAGCTTCAGAGTGTTTCAAGAAGATGATTGGCAAAGAGGGAGTCTCTTATGCAGGTTATGCATTTGAGAAGCTGGTACTTGCTTATTGCAACAGTTTTAGGGCAAGAGATGCATATAAGGTTTTCACTGAGCTAGTGAAACAAAACCAGTTGAAACCTTGGCACAGTACATACAAAATCATGGTGAGGAATCTATTGATGAAGAAGGTAGCTAGAGATGGTGGGTTTGAAGAAGCTTTGAGTCTTCTACCTATGATGAAAAATCAAGGGTTCCCTCCTTTTGTGGATCCGTTCTTGGATTACTTGTCAAATAGTGGAACAAGCACTGAGGCTTTCGCTTTTCTCAAGGCTGTGACTTTAAAGAAGTTTCCATCTATTTCAATGGTTCTGCGTGTATTCGAAGCTATGTTGAAGTCTGGAAGGCATAGTGAAGCTCAGGAGTTGCTGTCTATGTCCCCAAGTTATATCCGTCGCAATGCAGAAGTTCTAGAACTCTTTAATTCCATGAAACCTGATAAATGTTCTTTAGAAAAACCTTTACCCGCTCCTGCTCAAATAGAAGCTTGAATCATTATTATAGGTTTTTGTTTGTGGACATGGGGATTAAAAAAGATTGGTCAGAGAATATTCGGCTTATACAAATCACTGTTTCTGCTCCAATTTTGCTTGCCTTATTCTGCATACTGATACTACTCTTCTATAACATAACTTGGTCTGTTCAGAGGAGAAAGAAATCGATCTATAAAGTTttgcaaaattttttttgaccatTTCTCGATTTATGCGTGTCATCCTTGCGCAGGGGCCATGCTAATCTTCTCTGTATGGTTCCAATTTTATCAGATGTCCCCGAAGGTGACAATCAGTTAATGACTCGAGCGTTATATAAACCCTTTGGTTTACTTCCAAGTTTATCGATGTGGGGTTACGGAATAAACAAGAGAGAATTAATTATTTGGGCTTGTGGGCTTTTTGACAGGATGTCCCATCTTGAGTTTTATTGGGTtcgaagaaaatatatttacttctctctttttttttttggtaaagcaGCGGggagaagaaaatatattaacttcTCTCTTTATGTGTGTGTCTACACGTCCATATGGTTTCGTTcataaatattgtattttttaataaaaagtttcaaaagttTTTTAGCTTTTCAAGATTACAAGAATATCTATGAGTGTGTGTACTTAAGATTTGTTAAGTAAAGAAATCAATGATTTGTGTATAAAAGATTCTATAGTGATGACTGATGAACATGCACAAGTTGTAATACGAAAGCAGTGGGAGTGGCTCTCCGATCCCCTCggttatttcaaattaaatctCCTCACGATCAGTAGAGCATTTTCTTTGAtaacatatacatatgtatatataaatacacaaaaCCATATCGCGTTTTACAGTTGGTCATTTAATGATTAAACATTTTTGTCATTGCATGTTTAGATATATATGCGACGAGGCATTTACAAAGATGAATGTAAAAGACGTCAGGTGCATGCATCAAAACAGTAAACTTCATTACTGCAAAGAGtaataaatgataaaactaACTTCATAACTAATGATCGTATATTAATGACTGCTCAACTTCGCTATGTATATACATATCGgacaatacaaaacaaaagctACCAAAATCTTTAGCATTGACATGCGTGTGCTTTCATCTTGCCCTTGAACAAACTCATATATACACGTACAtacacatgtatatatgtaatatgtttgtATTCGTATCGTATCGTAGTATTTATTAAACCAATCAATCACGTGAACAAATGAGCATCATCACACATCTTCTAATGATGTAAATCCTTCGCTTTTGTTCTTTGAGATATTTCCCAAGTCTTCTACTTTGTgatttcttctcctttctcttcaaGTTCATGATGCCTTCCATATCTGTCGTCTGCGTCCTTAAGAGTCtggttttatatatgatataccAATGAGCGTATCGCAAATACCAAAAAGATGGTGAGATTTTGTATGACTAATcctttgaaaatatttttttcgatTCTTTCCAAGCAGGAATCTTCTATGGATGTAGAGAGTGTGACTTTGTGAAGAGAGATGAGAGCTTTGGAAGATAAGTGATTTGATGGGGAAGATACTCGTTCGAATGAGTTTTTATAGGGAGAATCAATTTGTCTTCATTCTACaatttaatagataaattaatcatatgtaTCTATCAgagtattaaaaatttaattatgttcAGTGGATCAACCatatgaataataaaaataataatgctcgaaaaattattatcatttttcaTGGTTGAGTCACGTCACCAAACTTTACATAACAATGTGAAAATCCACCAACCAAGATACATTGGTCGGCCATTTGGTTGCATAACATATTCTTCTATGCAATATACtaacaaaaaagtaattattttaatcagTAAAAATAGTATTATGTAATGaaaaactagtatatatataatttccttatatatatattttctatattcttttttttttttttaaacattgaCCAGTTGGAGCCAATTTGCTTCAAATGAAATATACAGATCCCATAAAATGTGGATGCTTGAGTCATTTTTACTCGCAAATAAAAATACgacattaatttttataacattAGGTTCGTTTGTCTATACTAAAATAGCTggcaaatcatatataaataaattaacttgcaatataccctttttcaaaacaaaataaaacctaGTGTAACGATAcatataaaactcaaaaccgTATTGATATCTAGTTCCATATGAATAACATACTGGTCAAACGTGCAAAAATGCACAAATATAATGGATATTTGATTCCTTCGCCGTTAAAACGAATATATTGAACTAGTTCCACTAGCAGTAACGAGTATCTAACATCTATTGCTCTTTTAAAATGGGTTAAAGTTGAAACTtcgatttgaaatttttttgcaattttttttactattattaagaTAGTGTACCTTAAGAAAACTGCACTCGTTAAAGGTGCCTTAAGAAAGCAATAATCTAAAGAAACTTCGTAAGCtcaaataccaaaaaatattatactgcTAAAAGCTGCCAAAGATTATGTATATGATACTTTTCATCAAACCCAACATAATTGGAACAagattaagtttttatttacttGAAATTTTCGATTGTGAGcttttatatacaaattttacaTAATAGCCGAAAACATAATCCCACATGTCTTTTCTCGTGTTCCACCACGAAATCAGCCGTAACTTGAACCTGGCCCTTGCTTCACACAGTTTCCAGTACTTAACCATTCATATAGTATTACGTACACAATCTCTCCATTTTGAatagttatataataaatttaaattaatttgagtTAATAACTGTTTTCAAATACCGAAACCtacatagatatattttatCAGCGCCTCAATTcttgaaaatttgttttgtgtcCCCTACTATATTATAGTCCCGATTTTTCCCTATGGCATGCATGCTTCAAAAACAGAACATTTTGAACTTGTAAATATTGTTTGTTATATGTTCAACTACGTACACACAACACACACTGCATACCGTATTACGGCCGCGTACAGTCATTATAACCACAATCCAtcgaagttttgttttttttgtttcttttatatatcaaggaaaataaaagaaaacaataataacaattttaatatcttattatttGAACAAAAAGACACAAGTCTTGAACTAANNNNNNNNNNNNNNNNNNNNNNNNNNNNNNNNNNNNNNNNNNNNNNNNNNNNNNNNNNNNNNNNNNNNNNNNNNNNNNNNNNNNNNNNNNNNNNNNNNNNNNNNNNNNNNNNNNNNNNNNNNNNNNNNNNNNNNNNNNNNNNNNNNNNNNNNNNNNNNNNNNNNNNNNNNNNNNNNNNNNNNNNNNNNNNNNNNNNNNNNNNNNNNNNNNNNNNNNNNNNNNNNNNNNNNNNNNNNNNNNNNNNNNNNNNNNNNNNNNNNNNNNNNNNNNNNNNNNNNNNNNNNNNNNNNNNNNNNNNNNNNNNNNNNNNNNNNNNNNNNNNNNNNNNNNNNNNNNNNNNNNNNNNNNNNNNNNNNNNNNNNNNNNNNNNNNNNNNNNNNNNNNNNNNNNNNNNNNNNNNNNNNNNNNNNNNNNNNNNNNNNNNNNNNNNNNNNNNNNNNNNNNNNNNNNNNNNNNNNNNNNNNNNNNNNNNNNNNNNNNNNNNNNNNNNNNNNNNNNNNNNNNNNNNNNNNNNNNNNNNNNNNNNNNNNNNNNNNNNNNNNNNNNNNNNNNNNNNNNNNNNNNNNNNNNNNNNNNNNNNNNNNNNNNNNNNNNNNNNNNNNNNNNNNNNNNNNNNNNNNNNNNNNNNNNNNNNNNNNNNNNNNNNNNNNNNNNNNNNNNNNNNNNNNNNNNNNNNNNNNNNNNNNNNNNNNNNNNNNNNNNNNNNNNNNNNNNNNNNNNNNNNNNNNNNNNNNNNNNNNNNNNNNNNNNNNNNNNNNNNNNNNNNNNNNNNNNNNNNNNNNNNNNNNNNNNNNNNNNNNNNNNNNNNNNNNNNNNNNNNNNNNNNNNNNNNNNNNNNNNNNNNNNNNNNNNNNNNNNNNNNNNNNNNNNNNNNNNNNNNNNNNNNNNNNNNNNNNNNNNNNNNNNNNNNNNNNNNNNNNNNNNNNNNNNNNNNNNNNNNNNNNNNNNNNNNNNNNNNNNNNNNNNNNNNNNNNNNNNNNNNNNNNNNNNNNNNNNNNNNNNNNNNNNNNNNNNNNNNNNNNNNNNNNNNNNNNNNNNNNNNNNNNNNNNNNNNNNNNNNNNNNNNNNNNNNNNNNNNNNNNNNNNNNNNNNNNNNNNNNNNNNNNNNNNNNNNNNNNNNNNNNNNNNNNNNNNNNNNNNNNNNNNNNNNNNNNNNNNNNNNNNNNNNNNNNNNNNNNNNNNNNNNNNNNNNNNNNNNNNNNNNNNNNNNNNNNNNNNNNNNNNNNNNNNNNNNNNNNNNNNNNNNNNNNNNNNNNNNNNNNNNNNNNNNNNNNNNNNNNNNNNNNNNNNNNNNNNNNNNNNNNNNNNNNNNNNNNNNNNNNNNNNNNNNNNNNNNNNNNNNNNNNNNNNNNNNNNNNNNNNNNNNNNNNNNNNNNNNNNNNNNNNNNNNNNNNNNNNNNNNNNNNNNNNNNNNNNNNNNNNNNNNNNNNNNNNNNNNNNNNNNNNNNNNNNNNNNNNNNNNNNNNNNNNNNNNNNNNNNNNNNNNNNNNNNNNNNNNNNNNNNNNNNNNNNNNNNNNNNNNNNNNNNNNNNNNNNNNNNNNNNNNNNNNNNNNNNNNNNNNNNNNNNNNNNNNNNNNNNNNNNNNNNNNNNNNNNNNNNNNNNNNNNNNNNNNNNNNNNNNNNNNNNNNNNNNNNNNNNNNNNNNNNNNNNNNNNNNNNNNNNNNNNNNNNNNNNNNNNNNNNNNNNNNNNNNNNNNNNNNNNNNNNNNNNNNNNNNNNNNNNNNNNNNNNNNNNNNNNNNNNNNNNNNNNNNNNNNNNNNNNNNNNNNNNNNNNNNNNNNNNNNNNNNNNNNNNNNNNNNNNNNNNNNNNNNNNNNNNNNNNNNNNNNNNNNNNNNNNNNNNNNNNNNNNNNNNNNNNNNNNNNNNNNNNNNNNNNNNNNNNNNNNNNNNNNNNNNNNNNNNNNNNNNNNNNNNNNNNNNNNNNNNNNNNNNNNNNNNNNNNNNNNNNNNNNNNNNNNNNNNNNNNNNNNNNNNNNNNNNNNNNNNNNNNNNNNNNNNNNNNNNNNNNNNNNNNNNNNNNNNNNNNNNNNNNNNNNNNNNNNNNNNNNNNNNNNNNNNNNNNNNNNNNNNNNNNNNNNNNNNNNNNNNNNNNNNNNNNNNNNNNNNNNNNNNNNNNNNNNNNNNNNNNNNNNNNNNNNNNNNNNNNNNNNNNNNNNNNNNNNNNNNNNNNNNNNNNNNNNNNNNNNNNNNNNNNNNNNNNNNNNNNNNNNNNNNNNNNNNNNNNNNNNNNNNNNNNNNNNNNNNNNNN comes from Camelina sativa cultivar DH55 chromosome 19, Cs, whole genome shotgun sequence and encodes:
- the LOC109130990 gene encoding uncharacterized protein LOC109130990; translation: MEGIMNLKRKEKKSQSRRLGKYLKEQKRRIYIIRRCVMMLICSRD